In Coleofasciculus sp. FACHB-1120, one genomic interval encodes:
- the ahcY gene encoding adenosylhomocysteinase, which produces MTATVTQPKHEIKDLSLAPSGKQRIEWAGREMPVLKQIRDRFAQEKPLAGIRLVACCHVTTETAHLAIALKAAGADALLIASNPLSTQDDVAASLVADHGIPVFAIKGEDAETYTRHVQIALDHKPNIIIDDGSDVVATLIQERQHQIADLIGTTEETTTGIVRLRAMFKDGVLTFPAINVNDADTKHFFDNRYGTGQSTLDGIIRATNVLLAGKTIVVAGYGWCGKGTALRARGMGGNVIVTEIDPTKAIEAVMDGFRVLPMAEAAPLGDLFITVTGNKHVIRAEHFDVMKDGAMVCNSGHFDIEIDLKSLGAKATEVKEARNFTQEYRLQNGKSVIVLGEGRLINLAAAEGHPSAVMDMSFANQALACEHLVKNKGKLEPGLHSIPVEVDKEIARLKLQAMGVQIDSLTPDQIEYINSWTSGT; this is translated from the coding sequence ATGACTGCAACCGTTACTCAGCCCAAGCACGAAATCAAAGACCTCTCCCTCGCGCCCTCTGGCAAACAACGCATTGAATGGGCAGGTAGAGAGATGCCCGTGTTGAAGCAAATACGCGATCGCTTTGCCCAAGAAAAACCCCTCGCCGGTATCCGGTTAGTTGCGTGCTGCCACGTCACAACCGAGACTGCCCATTTAGCGATCGCCCTCAAAGCTGCGGGTGCCGACGCCCTCCTCATTGCCAGCAACCCCCTCTCCACTCAAGATGACGTGGCTGCTAGCCTCGTTGCCGATCATGGCATCCCCGTATTTGCCATCAAAGGCGAAGACGCCGAGACTTACACTCGCCACGTGCAAATCGCCCTCGATCACAAACCCAACATCATCATTGACGATGGTAGCGATGTGGTTGCTACCCTGATTCAGGAACGTCAACACCAGATTGCCGATTTGATCGGCACCACTGAAGAAACCACAACGGGCATTGTCCGCCTACGTGCCATGTTCAAAGATGGCGTTCTAACTTTCCCCGCTATCAATGTCAACGACGCTGACACCAAGCACTTCTTTGATAACCGCTACGGCACTGGGCAATCAACCCTGGATGGTATTATTCGCGCTACCAACGTCCTGCTAGCTGGTAAAACGATTGTCGTTGCTGGTTATGGCTGGTGTGGCAAAGGCACGGCACTCCGGGCGCGGGGAATGGGCGGCAACGTGATTGTCACCGAAATTGACCCCACCAAAGCAATTGAAGCGGTGATGGATGGCTTCCGAGTGCTGCCAATGGCAGAAGCCGCCCCCCTAGGCGATTTGTTTATTACTGTCACCGGCAACAAGCACGTCATTCGCGCCGAACATTTCGATGTTATGAAAGACGGGGCAATGGTTTGCAACTCCGGTCACTTCGACATCGAAATTGACCTAAAGTCATTAGGTGCCAAAGCGACTGAAGTCAAGGAAGCGCGGAACTTCACCCAGGAATACCGCCTCCAGAATGGTAAATCTGTGATTGTGCTGGGCGAAGGACGTTTGATTAATCTGGCAGCTGCGGAAGGACATCCCAGCGCTGTGATGGATATGAGTTTTGCCAACCAAGCTTTAGCTTGCGAACACCTCGTCAAGAACAAAGGCAAGCTAGAACCCGGTTTGCACTCCATTCCAGTCGAGGTTGACAAAGAAATTGCACGGCTGAAGTTGCAAGCAATGGGCGTTCAAATTGATAGTCTGACCCCAGATCAAATCGAGTACATCAACTCTTGGACTTCTGGAACCTAA
- a CDS encoding DedA family protein: MQEWITNTMNSLGHLGIGLLMFLENLFPPIPSELIMPLAGYVSTQPNSKIQFFGAIAAGVIGTMLGALPWYYVGKLVGEENLKRLANKYGRWIGLSSKDIDKADNWFDKHGDKAVFFCRLVPGVRTLISLPAGISGMPLLPFLLYSTLGTTLWVSLLTYAGYALGENYELVEKYLGPVSKIVFVVLIVAFVLWLLRKRQKNKGKKQV, from the coding sequence ATGCAGGAATGGATAACGAACACCATGAATTCCCTCGGTCACTTGGGAATTGGACTGCTGATGTTTTTGGAAAATCTTTTTCCCCCCATCCCTTCAGAACTGATTATGCCCTTAGCCGGGTATGTCTCAACGCAACCAAATAGCAAGATCCAATTTTTTGGAGCGATCGCAGCGGGAGTAATCGGCACGATGCTAGGTGCATTGCCGTGGTACTACGTGGGTAAACTCGTAGGCGAAGAAAACTTAAAGCGATTAGCGAATAAGTATGGTAGGTGGATCGGGTTATCCAGCAAGGATATTGACAAGGCAGATAATTGGTTTGATAAGCACGGCGATAAAGCTGTATTTTTCTGTCGTTTAGTGCCTGGAGTTCGCACTTTAATTTCGCTTCCGGCAGGCATTAGCGGGATGCCTTTGCTGCCTTTTTTACTCTACTCAACCCTTGGCACTACATTATGGGTGAGTTTGCTGACTTATGCCGGATACGCATTGGGCGAAAACTATGAGCTTGTAGAGAAGTATCTTGGCCCTGTTTCTAAAATCGTGTTTGTGGTGCTTATTGTCGCTTTTGTTCTCTGGCTACTCAGAAAAAGGCAGAAAAACAAAGGTAAAAAGCAAGTGTGA
- a CDS encoding Hpt domain-containing protein has protein sequence MYATRPEFTLERSLARCGTTYPTRKQGDKRMMSGQHQRMIDYFIEEAIDHLNTLEQGLLDLQSTLEDPEKTNEVFRAAHCIKGGAAMLGFLSIQKTAYRIERCFQVFNACPIRIDQKLESLLQRVFDTLKALMQQLAWSSGLNDELTHKIMSKVEPVFEELNNHLNHLFIEGTKEYLQTIEQGLLSGKSTIKNSEEINQLFCAAHSIKSGAAMLGITSIQETARHLEKGFQVIKEYSIHVDQKLDSLLLRLLKTLQALWQQLKRTLGLTEEITGKIMSEVEPVFEELDHHLRLMVIQAGFVRTSLTLVATAGTQRIDICGYFTVEVKGTLKVIRQAISRVGGKITGCQCVPGTINDHFFGEPEGINDQLSIGVWLPTFSCQQELRDTIPSVGGVIETVHIEALQTCRRCRFYYGQCEIICAVHPSGPKEEPCRDWEAEDDWIGELWA, from the coding sequence ATGTATGCGACCCGTCCGGAGTTTACCCTTGAGCGAAGCCTAGCGCGTTGCGGTACAACCTACCCTACGCGAAAACAAGGAGACAAGAGAATGATGTCGGGACAACATCAGCGAATGATTGATTACTTTATTGAAGAGGCAATCGACCACCTCAATACACTTGAGCAAGGTCTCCTGGATCTACAAAGCACTCTTGAAGACCCAGAAAAGACAAATGAAGTTTTTCGAGCTGCCCATTGTATTAAAGGTGGTGCAGCAATGCTGGGATTCCTCAGTATTCAGAAAACCGCTTACCGCATAGAAAGATGTTTCCAAGTTTTCAATGCTTGTCCTATTAGGATCGATCAAAAACTAGAGTCACTCTTGCAACGAGTTTTTGATACCCTAAAAGCTCTGATGCAGCAGCTTGCTTGGTCTTCGGGGTTAAATGATGAGCTGACTCACAAGATTATGTCGAAAGTTGAGCCAGTTTTTGAAGAACTCAACAATCACCTCAATCATTTATTTATTGAGGGAACGAAAGAATATCTCCAGACAATTGAGCAAGGTTTGCTGTCTGGAAAAAGCACTATTAAAAATTCAGAAGAAATTAATCAGCTCTTTTGTGCTGCTCATTCCATCAAAAGCGGAGCAGCCATGTTGGGAATCACCAGTATTCAAGAAACAGCCCGCCATTTAGAAAAGGGATTCCAGGTAATAAAAGAGTATTCAATTCACGTTGATCAAAAGTTAGATTCCCTATTATTACGGCTTTTGAAAACGCTACAGGCACTTTGGCAACAGTTAAAAAGAACGCTTGGTCTGACTGAAGAAATAACTGGCAAAATCATGTCGGAGGTTGAGCCAGTTTTTGAAGAACTCGACCATCACTTAAGGTTGATGGTTATTCAGGCAGGATTTGTTCGCACCAGTCTGACTCTCGTAGCCACGGCGGGAACGCAACGGATTGATATATGTGGTTACTTTACGGTTGAAGTTAAGGGTACTCTTAAGGTCATTCGTCAGGCTATTAGTCGAGTCGGAGGTAAAATTACGGGTTGCCAATGCGTACCCGGCACTATTAACGACCACTTTTTCGGGGAACCGGAGGGAATTAACGACCAACTCTCGATTGGCGTGTGGCTACCCACCTTTTCCTGTCAGCAAGAGCTTCGGGACACGATCCCCTCGGTGGGTGGAGTCATTGAAACTGTCCATATAGAAGCTCTCCAAACCTGTCGGAGATGCCGTTTCTATTACGGACAGTGCGAAATTATCTGCGCTGTTCATCCTTCTGGTCCTAAAGAAGAACCTTGCCGGGATTGGGAAGCGGAGGATGATTGGATAGGAGAATTATGGGCTTAG
- a CDS encoding class II aldolase/adducin family protein, with protein MQTLNIPINIPQPPTFASIEEERCNRKQRLAAAFRLFARFGFSEGIAGHITARDPEHPDRFWVNPFGMHFSLIRASDLLLVNEQGEVIEGNKPVNQAAFAIHSRIHAARPDVVAAAHSHSTYGKSWSSLGRLLDPLTQDACSFYEDHGLFDDYTGVVLKLEEGKRIAEALGDKKALILRNHGLLTVGHSVDEAAWWFITMDRSCQAQLMAEAAGKPVLIDSDMARLTSRQVGSHHMGWFSFQPLYDMIVRQQPDLLE; from the coding sequence ATGCAGACACTCAACATTCCTATCAACATTCCCCAACCACCGACCTTTGCTTCTATCGAAGAGGAACGCTGCAATCGCAAGCAACGCCTAGCTGCTGCATTTCGTCTGTTTGCCCGCTTCGGCTTTTCTGAAGGTATCGCCGGTCACATCACCGCCCGCGACCCCGAACACCCAGATCGCTTTTGGGTGAATCCTTTCGGGATGCACTTCAGTCTTATCCGAGCCAGCGACCTGCTTTTAGTCAATGAGCAAGGTGAGGTCATTGAGGGGAATAAGCCTGTCAATCAGGCAGCCTTTGCCATCCACTCCCGTATCCACGCCGCCCGTCCCGACGTTGTAGCAGCCGCACACTCCCATTCAACCTACGGCAAAAGCTGGTCAAGCCTGGGTCGCCTCCTCGACCCCCTCACGCAAGATGCTTGTAGCTTCTACGAAGACCACGGGCTGTTTGATGACTACACGGGCGTCGTTCTCAAACTAGAAGAGGGCAAGCGGATTGCTGAAGCTTTAGGCGACAAAAAAGCCCTCATCCTCCGCAACCACGGGCTGCTCACAGTCGGGCACTCAGTCGATGAAGCTGCCTGGTGGTTTATCACAATGGATCGCTCCTGTCAGGCACAGCTGATGGCAGAGGCAGCGGGTAAGCCTGTCCTGATTGACTCGGATATGGCTCGTTTGACGTCTCGCCAAGTGGGATCGCACCACATGGGATGGTTTAGCTTTCAACCTCTCTACGACATGATTGTGCGTCAACAACCGGATCTGCTGGAGTAA
- a CDS encoding patatin-like phospholipase family protein produces MKTETQSAQAPKLITLNCSGGISLGAYMAGVFYELTKESVKSEPKVIIDIITGSSAGAMSGVIAAYCLLQGKVDPPFQSNQLLKFAEEEHKSPLYQAWVQQADIQKIDSFSVMFSSFKDGFQATIESFTDSFEATIERYKRSSNPLRRGIHKLLHRSISSKLTPEAKRKKTTLSVLSGEAIEKIAELVIKPPQITENTKPLALLMTLTNLQGILEEINLTDSQGNLEQEIETITSSETRQFLFHAGIPQEKMNKMWGKAVMGGRASGAFPVAFPPIWDHSDISSINLKDLSDDYFKTPKKQELKEEGLGAVRESIADNTHLVFLYTDGGILDGLPILKGIELENNLRSKQIPNNERSSQFQEKFTAQQPSINTERLHVYIRPVPVENLNSAKRLTQGQFSTLEVGLSGLTLPKAEHDSLRLREIQEQNQLALAKRKLLEAIEKKNLEDMNQVKQIIEEAIPYRHIKLRPITPAILGEIANSESSNTISKLKPIYDNLPKNIKNSLQEGSVAELLASDFLGAFGGFFDKRYRDHDFLLGRICGITWLHQYCDVEITEAEVDTIVRQSKKYLLERDPQPSDLKLSQKIRIARIVLRALRIVLTESKIIGLMWLFVFGILKVLAISGLAILEILATLLIVVSDLMEKSQKMMFGNQKS; encoded by the coding sequence ATGAAAACCGAAACACAATCTGCACAAGCTCCCAAACTCATCACCCTCAACTGCTCTGGTGGCATTTCATTGGGTGCTTATATGGCAGGAGTTTTTTATGAATTAACAAAAGAATCTGTTAAAAGCGAACCTAAAGTTATTATTGATATTATTACTGGATCTTCAGCCGGAGCAATGTCTGGGGTCATCGCCGCCTATTGCTTACTTCAAGGAAAGGTCGATCCACCTTTTCAATCGAATCAACTGCTCAAATTTGCAGAAGAAGAGCATAAAAGCCCTTTGTATCAAGCATGGGTTCAACAAGCAGATATTCAAAAAATAGATAGCTTTTCCGTCATGTTCTCTAGTTTTAAAGATGGATTTCAAGCAACTATAGAAAGTTTTACCGACAGCTTTGAGGCAACAATTGAAAGGTATAAAAGGAGTTCTAATCCACTTAGGAGAGGGATTCATAAGCTTTTGCATCGTTCTATATCCTCTAAACTTACTCCCGAAGCAAAACGTAAGAAAACCACCCTAAGTGTTCTTTCTGGTGAGGCAATTGAGAAAATTGCTGAACTTGTCATAAAGCCGCCTCAGATTACAGAAAATACGAAACCCTTGGCGCTTTTAATGACACTTACAAACTTGCAAGGGATTCTGGAAGAAATAAACCTCACTGACTCACAAGGAAATTTAGAACAAGAAATTGAAACGATTACCAGTTCAGAAACTCGTCAGTTTCTGTTTCATGCAGGGATTCCTCAAGAAAAAATGAATAAGATGTGGGGGAAGGCAGTAATGGGAGGTCGTGCTTCTGGTGCTTTCCCGGTCGCTTTTCCACCCATTTGGGATCATTCTGATATTAGTAGTATTAATCTTAAAGACCTCAGTGATGACTACTTTAAAACTCCTAAAAAACAAGAACTGAAGGAAGAAGGGCTAGGCGCTGTACGTGAAAGCATAGCAGATAATACACATTTAGTATTTCTGTATACGGATGGAGGAATTCTAGATGGTTTGCCCATCTTAAAAGGAATTGAACTGGAAAATAATTTGCGTTCTAAACAAATACCAAATAACGAGCGTTCAAGCCAGTTTCAGGAAAAATTTACGGCACAACAGCCATCAATTAATACAGAACGATTGCACGTGTATATCCGTCCAGTTCCTGTAGAAAATTTGAATAGTGCAAAACGGTTAACCCAAGGGCAATTTTCTACACTAGAAGTTGGATTGAGTGGCTTAACACTGCCGAAAGCCGAACATGACTCGCTCCGATTAAGAGAAATTCAAGAACAAAATCAATTAGCCTTAGCCAAGAGAAAATTACTAGAAGCCATTGAGAAGAAAAATCTTGAAGATATGAATCAAGTTAAGCAAATTATCGAAGAAGCAATCCCTTATCGGCACATAAAGCTTCGCCCCATTACTCCAGCAATTTTGGGTGAAATTGCTAATTCTGAAAGTAGTAATACGATAAGCAAGCTGAAACCAATTTACGATAATCTACCCAAAAATATTAAAAATTCTTTACAAGAAGGAAGTGTCGCCGAACTACTTGCATCAGATTTTCTAGGTGCGTTTGGTGGCTTTTTTGATAAACGATATCGAGACCATGATTTTTTATTAGGTCGAATTTGTGGGATTACTTGGTTACACCAATACTGCGATGTAGAAATTACCGAAGCGGAAGTGGATACGATAGTAAGACAAAGTAAGAAATATCTGCTAGAACGAGATCCGCAACCTTCCGATTTAAAGCTCAGTCAAAAGATTAGGATTGCTAGGATAGTTTTACGTGCTTTAAGAATTGTATTAACTGAGTCAAAAATTATTGGACTGATGTGGCTATTCGTTTTTGGAATCCTGAAAGTATTAGCGATTTCAGGATTAGCAATTCTTGAGATTTTGGCAACTTTATTGATTGTGGTTTCTGATTTGATGGAGAAATCACAAAAGATGATGTTTGGCAATCAAAAGTCATAA
- a CDS encoding ABC transporter ATP-binding protein has translation MKTRSSYWHLLPYIRPQWKTIAQAFACTLGVTVFWPIQAALAGKIANFIGQGDMAALAQLAGVLAVVFLVQKILMYGQDSLMAKAALFVAFNLRKQVYTHLHRLNFGYFETAQTGDLTYRLTEDIDRVGEVVNKVFHDFIPCVLQLIVVLGYMIYLNWQLTLATFIVAPLMGVLIGWFGEQMLKFSRRSQNRVSNLSALLTEVFSGIRLVQAFAAQDYEIARFAQEAEENRKAKYATERLKAIQNPVVGFLYAMSVLLLFFLGGWQISINNLTGAEFVSYIAAVALLIDPIAHLTSNYNEFKQGQASVDRIFELMAIQPTVVEKPGAVDLPAVTGKVEYFNVTFAYPPLNSPSPTFLEDDLDRVQPLSKLVQGGTPVLQNLNLLAHSGEMIALVGASGAGKTTLVNLLPRFYDTQAGEILIDGINIQDVTLRSLRRQIGIVPQETILFSGTIAQNIAFGQAEFDLKDVQVAAEIANAHQFITQFTQGYHTWVGERGVNLSGGQKQRIAIARAVLLNPRILILDEATSALDSESEALVQEALERIMQDRTVFIIAHRLATVRRADRILVVEQGQIMESGTHEQLLQKGDRYARFYAQQFSQV, from the coding sequence TTGAAAACGCGCTCTAGTTACTGGCATCTACTGCCATACATCCGCCCTCAGTGGAAAACCATCGCGCAAGCTTTCGCTTGCACGTTAGGGGTTACAGTATTCTGGCCCATCCAGGCGGCACTTGCAGGCAAAATCGCCAATTTCATTGGACAAGGCGATATGGCAGCACTTGCCCAGTTAGCAGGAGTGCTGGCAGTCGTTTTTCTTGTGCAGAAAATCCTGATGTATGGACAGGATTCGCTGATGGCGAAAGCCGCTCTTTTCGTTGCCTTTAACTTACGCAAGCAAGTTTATACTCACCTACATCGTCTCAACTTTGGCTACTTTGAAACTGCACAAACCGGCGATTTAACTTACCGTCTCACCGAGGATATTGACCGAGTTGGGGAAGTCGTAAATAAAGTTTTCCATGACTTTATTCCCTGCGTGTTGCAGCTAATCGTTGTGCTGGGTTACATGATTTATCTCAACTGGCAGCTGACGCTGGCAACGTTTATCGTTGCACCGCTGATGGGCGTTTTAATTGGCTGGTTTGGCGAACAGATGTTGAAGTTTTCTCGCCGTAGCCAAAATCGCGTCTCTAATTTATCGGCGTTGTTGACAGAGGTGTTTAGCGGAATTCGTCTGGTACAAGCTTTCGCCGCTCAAGATTATGAAATTGCCCGTTTTGCCCAGGAAGCAGAAGAAAACCGGAAAGCGAAGTATGCAACTGAACGGCTAAAGGCGATTCAGAACCCTGTGGTTGGATTCTTGTACGCGATGAGCGTTTTACTGCTGTTTTTCCTCGGCGGCTGGCAAATTTCGATTAATAATCTGACTGGGGCAGAATTTGTAAGCTATATCGCAGCGGTGGCGTTACTGATTGACCCGATTGCCCATCTCACCAGCAATTACAACGAATTTAAACAGGGTCAGGCATCGGTCGATCGGATTTTTGAACTGATGGCGATTCAGCCAACTGTGGTGGAAAAGCCGGGTGCCGTTGACCTCCCGGCGGTCACAGGTAAAGTGGAATACTTTAACGTTACCTTTGCCTATCCTCCACTAAATTCCCCAAGTCCTACCTTCTTAGAGGATGACTTAGATAGGGTGCAACCTCTTTCTAAGTTGGTGCAAGGAGGAACTCCGGTGCTGCAAAATTTGAATTTGCTGGCACACTCCGGAGAAATGATTGCCTTGGTGGGTGCGTCGGGTGCGGGTAAAACGACTTTGGTGAATCTTCTTCCCCGCTTTTATGACACCCAAGCGGGTGAAATTCTGATTGATGGGATTAATATTCAGGATGTGACCCTGCGGAGTCTGCGGCGGCAAATTGGGATTGTCCCGCAGGAAACGATTCTATTTTCTGGGACGATTGCTCAAAATATTGCTTTTGGACAAGCGGAGTTTGACCTCAAGGACGTGCAGGTGGCGGCAGAAATAGCCAACGCCCATCAGTTCATTACCCAATTTACACAGGGCTATCATACCTGGGTGGGGGAGAGAGGAGTAAATTTATCGGGGGGGCAGAAGCAGAGAATTGCGATCGCCCGTGCTGTTTTGCTCAATCCTAGAATCCTCATCCTGGATGAAGCAACCTCCGCCCTGGATTCGGAATCAGAAGCCTTGGTGCAGGAAGCCCTAGAACGGATTATGCAAGACCGGACTGTTTTTATCATCGCCCACCGCCTCGCCACGGTGCGCCGCGCTGACCGAATTCTGGTTGTGGAACAGGGGCAGATTATGGAATCGGGAACCCACGAACAGTTGCTGCAAAAAGGCGATCGCTATGCCCGGTTTTACGCACAACAGTTCAGTCAGGTCTAG
- a CDS encoding cytochrome c: MDNQLPKPETQMQRLSLMALAAFLVILLALVGVSLFHVSDPYVKTVLNRTGDPVKGHAIFQMNCAGCHGLEAHGRVGPSLEAISKRKSRVRIIHQVISGDTPPMPQFQPSTQEMADLLRYLEKL, encoded by the coding sequence TTGGATAACCAGCTACCTAAACCTGAAACCCAGATGCAGCGCCTCAGCTTGATGGCATTGGCTGCTTTCCTGGTCATCCTCTTGGCACTTGTGGGGGTTAGCCTGTTTCACGTCTCCGATCCTTATGTCAAGACAGTTTTGAACCGAACTGGCGACCCTGTGAAGGGACACGCGATTTTTCAAATGAACTGTGCGGGGTGTCATGGATTGGAAGCACACGGTCGAGTGGGTCCCAGTCTAGAAGCCATCTCTAAGCGCAAATCTCGCGTAAGAATCATTCACCAAGTCATCAGTGGGGATACCCCGCCCATGCCCCAGTTCCAGCCCAGTACCCAAGAAATGGCGGATTTACTGCGTTATTTAGAGAAATTGTAG
- the petG gene encoding cytochrome b6-f complex subunit V: MVEPLLSGIVLGLILVTLSGLFFAAYMQFKRGNQLGL, from the coding sequence GTGGTAGAACCCCTGCTTTCTGGCATTGTGCTTGGCTTGATCTTAGTTACCCTATCGGGACTATTTTTCGCTGCTTATATGCAGTTTAAGCGCGGTAATCAACTGGGGCTGTAG
- the rsmD gene encoding 16S rRNA (guanine(966)-N(2))-methyltransferase RsmD, which translates to MSLRIYGNRLLKTLPGQETRPTLGRVREAVFNIWQGSISGCRWLDLCAGSGSMGAEALCRGASYVVGIEQWSRACAIIQENWQQVAQDDQKFQVLRGDVVQRLKTLTGQQFDRIYFDPPYASELYQPVLEAIAQYQLLAEGGEFAVEHSPNNWTVEPVPALEICRQKVYGNTALTFYCPAII; encoded by the coding sequence ATGAGCCTCAGAATCTACGGCAATCGCTTGCTTAAAACCTTACCAGGTCAAGAAACCCGACCCACTCTAGGGCGAGTGCGGGAAGCAGTATTTAATATTTGGCAGGGCAGCATCAGCGGCTGTCGCTGGCTGGATTTGTGTGCCGGTAGTGGTTCGATGGGCGCAGAGGCATTGTGTCGCGGTGCCAGCTACGTCGTCGGAATTGAACAGTGGAGTCGCGCCTGCGCCATTATCCAGGAAAACTGGCAGCAAGTCGCTCAAGATGACCAAAAATTTCAGGTGTTGCGAGGAGATGTCGTTCAGCGATTGAAAACCCTGACGGGTCAACAGTTCGACCGAATATATTTTGACCCGCCCTATGCGAGTGAATTATATCAGCCGGTGCTGGAAGCGATCGCGCAATATCAACTACTGGCTGAAGGCGGTGAATTCGCAGTAGAACATAGTCCTAACAACTGGACGGTTGAACCCGTTCCCGCACTGGAAATCTGTCGCCAAAAGGTTTACGGCAATACTGCCCTTACCTTCTATTGCCCAGCAATCATCTAA
- the hisH gene encoding imidazole glycerol phosphate synthase subunit HisH, protein MSVIAVIDYDMGNLHSACKGLEKAGATPKITDSPIDIARADAVVLPGVGSFDPAVQHLRSRHLVEPIKEAIASGKPFLGICLGLQILFDSSEEGKEPGLGIIPGVVRRFRPEPELTIPHMGWNQLEIAQPDAPIWQQLPSQPWVYFVHSYYVDPVDPQIRAATITHGSQTVTAAIARDNLMAVQFHPEKSSTSGLQILSNFVAQVRTEVAA, encoded by the coding sequence ATGTCAGTCATTGCAGTCATAGACTACGACATGGGAAATCTGCACTCTGCCTGTAAGGGATTGGAAAAAGCGGGTGCAACCCCTAAAATCACGGATTCACCGATAGACATTGCACGGGCGGATGCTGTAGTTCTGCCTGGTGTGGGATCTTTCGATCCAGCAGTGCAACACTTGCGATCGCGGCACCTAGTCGAACCCATTAAAGAAGCGATCGCATCCGGCAAACCTTTCTTAGGGATCTGTCTGGGATTGCAAATTCTATTCGATTCCAGCGAAGAAGGCAAAGAACCCGGTTTAGGCATTATCCCCGGTGTGGTGCGACGATTTCGCCCCGAACCTGAGTTGACGATTCCCCATATGGGTTGGAATCAACTGGAAATTGCCCAACCAGATGCCCCAATATGGCAGCAGTTACCTTCTCAGCCTTGGGTTTATTTTGTCCATTCCTACTACGTCGATCCCGTCGATCCTCAAATCCGCGCCGCCACTATCACCCACGGAAGTCAAACGGTGACGGCTGCGATCGCGCGTGATAATTTGATGGCTGTGCAGTTCCACCCGGAAAAATCCTCCACCAGCGGACTGCAAATATTATCCAACTTTGTCGCCCAGGTACGAACCGAAGTTGCCGCATAG
- a CDS encoding DUF4362 domain-containing protein has translation MRRLFPLLIVVFMVSGCNLEKAAQTQTLNSLGSQDNISPQAKKLLVQLKKDKSLKVIECFPSGNSMSLSENNETKSLLSWVFKLKQGNMGAKKACITPEGDAVTEYIIVENDKIKVVLDSSEDKFGARDVEVYNPTQIYRGYFEEDGKESKTFKISELQLPEGKEIFIQYELPNGEKRYF, from the coding sequence ATGAGACGATTGTTTCCTCTTTTAATAGTAGTGTTTATGGTATCGGGATGCAACTTAGAAAAAGCTGCCCAAACTCAGACACTTAACTCTCTTGGTTCTCAGGATAACATTTCACCGCAAGCAAAGAAGTTACTGGTGCAGTTAAAGAAAGATAAGTCGTTAAAAGTAATTGAATGTTTTCCCAGCGGCAATTCGATGAGCCTTTCTGAAAACAACGAAACTAAGTCCTTGTTGAGTTGGGTATTCAAGTTAAAACAAGGAAATATGGGAGCAAAGAAAGCTTGTATTACTCCAGAGGGGGATGCCGTCACAGAATACATAATTGTTGAAAATGATAAAATAAAGGTAGTTTTAGATTCTTCTGAAGATAAATTTGGCGCAAGGGATGTAGAAGTATACAATCCCACTCAAATTTATCGGGGATACTTTGAGGAAGATGGCAAAGAATCAAAAACTTTCAAGATTTCGGAATTACAACTGCCTGAAGGAAAAGAAATATTCATTCAGTATGAATTGCCGAACGGTGAAAAGAGATATTTTTGA
- a CDS encoding peptidase C15 — protein MQQLLLTSFTTWLPHQKSNASDDLLLEVAKLDSLSLSLNFLRQLPVDVAQASDRVFAKINELQPDAIICCGMAESRTQLSVESCAACGTTLLKTSVNLEKLLTGSTATEISHDAGKFVCEGLYYSVLNYLQERQLNSRCIFVHVPILTPENSSEVMGDFLCILKNLALS, from the coding sequence ATGCAACAGCTCCTGCTAACGTCATTTACGACTTGGCTTCCCCATCAAAAATCTAATGCTTCCGACGATCTATTGCTGGAAGTTGCCAAACTCGATTCTTTATCGCTATCATTAAATTTTTTAAGACAGCTACCCGTTGATGTTGCTCAAGCAAGCGATCGCGTCTTTGCCAAAATCAACGAACTACAGCCCGATGCGATTATCTGCTGCGGAATGGCAGAGTCTCGCACTCAATTAAGCGTGGAATCCTGTGCAGCTTGTGGAACCACGCTTCTGAAAACATCAGTGAATCTAGAAAAACTATTAACAGGCTCAACGGCAACAGAAATTAGCCATGATGCTGGTAAATTTGTCTGCGAAGGGCTGTATTACTCAGTATTAAACTACTTGCAAGAACGCCAACTCAACAGCCGCTGTATTTTCGTTCACGTTCCCATCCTAACTCCCGAAAATTCTTCGGAAGTCATGGGAGATTTTTTATGTATTCTTAAGAACCTGGCACTTTCTTAA